A single region of the Aquarana catesbeiana isolate 2022-GZ linkage group LG07, ASM4218655v1, whole genome shotgun sequence genome encodes:
- the PRPF38A gene encoding pre-mRNA-splicing factor 38A, whose amino-acid sequence MANRTVKDAHSVHGTNPQYLVEKIIRTRIYESKYWKEECFGLTAELVVDKAMELKFIGGVFGGNIKPTPFLCLTLKMLQIQPEKDIIVEFIKNEDFKYVRALGALYMRLTGTATDCYKYLEPLYNDYRKIKVQNRDGEFELMHVDEFIDQLLHTERVCDVILPRLQKRYVLEETEQLDPRVSALEEDMDDVESSEEDDDDDDKGRAPSPDHHRRSYRDLDRPRRSPSPRYRRSRSRSPRRRSRSPKRRSPSPPRRERHRSKSPRRHRSRSRERRHRSKSKSPGHHRSHRHRSHSKSPERSKKSHKKSRRGNE is encoded by the exons ATGGCGAACCGGACGGTGAAAGACGCTCACAGTGTCCATGGCACAAACCCGCAGTACCTGGTGGAGAAAATCATTAGGACCCGGATCTATGAGTCCAAGTACTGGAAGGAGGAGTGCTTCGGCCTCACTG CGGAGCTGGTGGTCGATAAGGCCATGGAGTTGAAGTTTATTGGAGGAGTTTTTGGAGGCAACATCAAACCCACTCCATTTCTGTGTCTGACACTGAAAATGCTGCAGATTCAGCCAGAGAAAGATATCATTGTGGAGTTTATAAAGAACGAAGATTTCAA GTATGTCCGTGCACTGGGTGCTCTGTACATGCGACTGACGGGGACTGCGACTGACTGCTACAAATATCTTGAGCCCCTCTATAACGATTATCGGAAAATCAAAGTTCAAAACAGGGATGGAG AATTTGAATTGATGCATGTAGATGAATTCATAGACCAGCTTCTCCATACTGAACGAGTGTGTGACGTCATATTACCTCGGTTACAG AAACGCTATGTGCTTGAAGAGACTGAACAGTTAGACCCTCGTGTCAGCGCTTTGGAAGAAGACATGGATGATGTGGAATCTAGTGAAGaagatgatgacgatgatgatAAG GGCAGAGCTCCCTCTCCAGATCATCACAGACGAAGTTACCGGGATCTGGACCGACCACGTAGATCCCCTTCACCTCGCTACCGGAGGAGCCGCAGCCGCTCACCTAGAAG gcGTAGCCGCTCACCCAAGAGAAGGAg TCCATCTCCTCCACGCCGGGAAAGACATAGGAGCAAAAGTCCCAGGAGACACCGGAGCAGATCAAGAGAACGACGTCACAGATCCAAATCGAAATCTCCAG GTCACCACAGAAGTCACCGACACAGGAGCCATTCTAAGTCGCCAGAGAG gtcaaAGAAGAGTCATAAAAAGAGTAGACGTGGCAATGAATGA